Sequence from the Seonamhaeicola sp. ML3 genome:
GAAACATTTTCTGGCAATCATTTTCATAGAATTAGCCATGTCCAGTGTAATCTCTTTGACTTTGTCTCTTTTGGTCCTGGGTATTTTAAGGAGTTGTTCTAAGATAGGCTCTACCTTGGTACCGGCAAGTATAGCTACAATAGCGCCTTTCTTTCCTTTTGCCTTTTTGTTGGTTATAATAGTGTATAGTTCACCCTTAGAAAGCGCTGTTTCATCAATGGACAAGTATTTACCCATATTCTCAGGGAATATGAGCCACTCTTTAGCATGGGACTTATCCTTCCACTGTTTAAATCCACTTAGGGAATCACGATATTGTCTGCCAAGTTTTTTACCGTTAACTCCATAGAAGCTACCAATGGTATGGCAATCATTGGGCTTAGTACTTACTAAGTGCTTTTAAAAAAGCAGCGAACTCTACAGTCAAGCGAGTTCCCTGTGCTACTAGTTCCCAATCTCTTTGTACAACTTGTTTGGTATTCTTGTCCAGCCAACGACGGCGTTTAATATGAAGATAAACAGTTTTACCGCGTAATGGAAAGTCTTGAATTGTAATCTCTTTGTGGAAACCATGAG
This genomic interval carries:
- a CDS encoding transposase; the encoded protein is MDPYVDLLKFVLPELLITHFDLANNKIKDKVLHLYFEEKKDVPQEFSSSMIIAHGFHKEITIQDFPLRGKTVYLHIKRRRWLDKNTKQVVQRDWELVAQGTRLTVEFAAFLKALSKY